From Brassica rapa cultivar Chiifu-401-42 chromosome A06, CAAS_Brap_v3.01, whole genome shotgun sequence:
GAAGAAACTTTTGATATTGGAGGCTTTAATTATTCTTATATGACTTATCTATTAGATCTAAGTGTGCTCCTTTTATCATAAAGAGATCTTAGACTGTAGGATTCTTGAGTTATAGCTAGCACTATTAGACACATGTTTAGTAAAATGTGAAGTAAATACGCATTCAGATTTCTATTTATAGTCTCTATTTACCGGTTTGGTGGTTTAGATTGTAGAATTTAAATATAGATTGTAGGAGAAAATCATTGAATGATTGATTAATCCCTTGAAatgaatatgattttttttgcagCCAAGCATTTGGACCGACATTATCTGCTCTCAGGTGATACAGATGGTGTAATCATCCTTTGGGAGCTATCAACTAAAAGTAACAATGTAAAATTTCCTTCAATCTCTCAAATCTCAATTGAGTTTCTTTATGGTTTCTGTATTACCGCTGATCCTTTTTTTACGTGTTCTGTTTGTTATAAACAACAGTGGAGACATGTGCTACAGCTTCCACAGTCTCATAAGAAAGGTGTAACTTGCATCACTGCGTTTATGTGTTCTGAAACCAATGCAATGTTTGCTTCTGGTTCTTCAGATGGAGTTGTGAATGTCTGGGATGTTTCTTTTCCATCAAAGCCTAGTGGTACGCACTAAAAGTTAAACAAAGTGTATGTCTTTGAAAGCATTATCTATAATTTGTAATGTGTTATTTGTTGCAGAGGAATGTAAAGTTTCGTGCTTGGACTCCATCTCTGCCGACTCCAAAGCAATTGTAACGCTCTCTTTAGCGGAACTGCCTCAAAATCCTGGACGATTCGCCCTCGCCATGGGTGGATTAGACAACAAAATCAAACTGTACTGTGGAGAAAGAACGGGGAAGTTCACTTCTGTCTGTGAGCTTAAAGGCCACACGGACTGGATCAGGAGTTTGGACTTCTCTTTACCAAGAGAAGAAACCACCAATAGTATTATGCTTGTGAGTTCTTCCCAGGACAAAGTCATTCGAATCTGGAAGCTTGTGTTAGTAGGTGATGTTGGCTCATGGCAAAGAGAGATCACTCTTGCTTCTTACATTGAAGGTCCTGTTTTCGTCTCAGGGAGGTTCACATATCAGGTTTCAGTGGAATCTGTTCTCATTGGACATGAAGATTGGGTCTATTCCGTGGAGTGGCAGCCTCCAGTGGACCACCACCAACCGTTGAGCATTTTATCGGCTTCAATGGACAAGACGATGATGATTTGGCGACCTGAGAAGAAAACGGGTGTGTGGGTGAACGTTGTGTGTGTTGGAGAGCTTAGTCACTGCGCTCTTGGCTTCTACGGTGGTCACTGGAGCCCAGATAGTGTGTCCATCCTAGCTCATGGGTATGGTGGATCGTTTCATCTCTGGAGAAATGTTGGTAGCAGCAAAGAGTCTGAGAACTGGCAGATGCAGAAAGTCCCTTCAGGTCATTTTGCTGCTGTTACTGACATTACGTGGGCTAGAACCGGCGAGTACTTGCTATCCGTGAGCCACGATCAGACCACTCGGGTGTTCTCGTCATGGAAGAGTGATGAGGAGGATGAGCATTGGCATGAGCTGGCTCGTCCTCAGGTTCATGGTCATGACATTAACTGTGTGGCAATGGTTCAAGGCAAAGGCAACCACCGTTTTGTAAGTGGAGCGGAGGAGAAAGTTGTGAGAGTTTTTGAGGCTCCTCTGTCTTTCTTGAAGACACTGAAACACACTTGTGCCGGAGGAGAAGGAAGCTTCCCTGAGAATTTACAAGCAGATGTGCAGGTCCTTGGGGCGAACATGTCTGCTCTTGGTTTATCACAGAAGCCTATCTACTTACACTGTGAGTGATTGATTCAACTCCTGTCTAGCTTTTAACCAAATACGGTCTTGagatttcatattattttttatttttttgcagcTTCTAGTGAACCTTTAGAGAGAAATGGGGGAGGAGAAGGTTTGGAGACATTTGAAACGGTTCCAGAGGCTGCTCCAGTGGAGTTGAAGGAGCCTCCAATTGAAGATCAGCTTGCGTTTCATACTTTATGGCCTGAGTCTCATAAACTCTATGGTCATGGTAATGAACTCTTTTCTCTCTGCTGTGACCACAACGGAAGCCTTGTTGCTTCATCGTGTAAGGTAAGCTAATATATGTCTGCACTTGCTCCATCTCCTCTATACATATTTGACCGAGCATGAACCACAAACTTTTTCAGGCTCAATCTGCAGCCATGGCGGAGATATGGTTATGGGAGGTTGGGACATGGAAAGCTGTTGGTCGTTTGCAATCTCACAGCTTGACAGTGACACACTTGGAGTTCTCTTATGATGACACTCTGCTCTTGTCTGTCTCCAGAGATCGTCACTTCTCAGTGTTCTCTATCCAAAGAACAGGTAAACACCTTGAACTTGGAAGCTTTTAGTCTTGAGTGTCAGTATAGTCATCTAAGTCttatctattttttcttctttggtcATTTCTGTTCAGATGATGGAGAGGTTAGTCACAAACTCATGGCAAAGGTCGAAGCACACAAGAGGATCATCTGGGCATGTTCATGGAACCCATATGGCCATCAGTTCGCAACTTCATCAAGAGACAAGACTGTGAAGATCTGGTCCATCGAGAAAGACGCTCACGTCAAACAGGTTCTTGCCTTGCCTCAGTTCGGGAGCAGTGTCACAGCCGTGGCTTGGACGGGACTAGACCAGAAGGAGAAGAGCGGGTGCATAGCTGTTGGGATGGAGAGTGGACTGATTGAGCTGTGGAACATAAAGATtaaagaaacagaggaagaaggTACAACAGCAACAGCAGCTCTTGCTCTGAGGCTTGAACCGTTCATGTGTCATGTCTCGGCTGTGAACCGGTTAGCATGGAGACCAACCGAGAGTAACCAGAGTTTGCTGAGGTTAACTTCTTGTGGGGATGATAATTGTGTTAGAGTTTTTGACTTCAAGTTCTGAGCAACACAAAACAGCTTGTACTGAATAATGGCTAAAACTCTATTTCCCTATACTGTCGTCATTGTACTGTTTATGCAAATTTTGGGTTGCTAAGTTGAAACATGTTATCATATCTCAGACTTTTTCAAAGTTGTCGGGTTGATAAAAACTATGAATTCGTCTTGGTAATTGCAGAGAATAATATTATGCTGTAATGTTAAGAAAGAATGTGAGCTAATGGGTTTTGATATCATGCTTCTTGATGTAATTGACCTGCTCATATTCATTCCACACTAATTGTATCCATACAGTTCTCACTAATTTGATTAATTGGTTgcatgaatccacctaacagaCAATGCTATCTCGTTGTAGATTTTATACAGAACCTGGCCAACTAGCAAAAATTAGACAACCAAAACCAGATATGTGGTAAAACTTGCTCCTATTTAGAAACTGTCAAAGGTTTGAGCCTAGTGACTAATGTCCAGAGGTCTTTCTGCGTCTGAAAACGCCCCACAGGTACTCCTTTGAGTGAAACTCTGCAGAAAGAAAACTCAGCCTTTTTAGCTTAACAACTTCAAGAGAATCATAAATGAACAACCTGTAGAAGtgtaatagatttttaaaaaagactTATAGACTTACTCCAACAAGGCAGTGGTAACTGATACGAGGTGAAAAGTAGAAGTTCCGCATCGTCAAGCAAGCATCTCATCCCcaaatctttcttcttcatttcaTCAACAAGGGAGTAGTAAAGATTTTCACTGTTACTGGAAAACAGAAAAGGTAAGGTCAACACTCTACAACATACGCATATGTTCTAGTGTGTGTATATTACATACCTATCATGGGAAGGGAAGAAGTAAAGAGCGATACTGTCATCTGTAGGTGGTCCGTTCTTGAGAAAGCTCGGTGGCCATATCTCCAACCTCGGAAGCATTTCAGCAGATAGGCGAGTGCGTAATGAACTTGCCTTCTCATAGACTTTAGGACACGCTAAGTTTGATACATGAGCAACAAGTCCATGAATGCTACAATTGTTTCCTTGTTTTACAGTTACTGACCCTCTACATATTAACCAAAAACATATCAGAACTCAAGTGATGATGATACTAAGATGCTTAAAATAGAGAGGAATGTGTTTTACTTTACCTCCACACCGGTGTGCAGATTGGTTGCGCTCTACCATTATTCAGTGCCAGCATCACCTCGTTTGTCTGAGGCATATTTGATTCAGTTTCTTTGCAAGAAGGTAACTCCATGTTTTCACTAGTAACCTGTGTGTTGCCAGAACTTAATCTTCTCTTTTTGCTGGTGGTGCAAGAGTTGTCATCTGGCACATTAGTTGAGTTACCATCTTCGGAGACTGATGCTTCATTTTTCTCTAATCCAGCCGGTTCATGAGGTTTCCTGCTAGCTGAGCTTTCTTGTGCCTTTGCCGGTTCAACATTGTCTGTTGTGTCACAGGCTACATTGTCTTTAGCAGCTAAAACCGGTGCAGTGTGATTGCTGCTCTCCtcatttgtcttcttcttcttcttctttttctcacTCTTCTCACCAATCAATTCATCAGATGTTTTGTGCTTCTTAGACACCTTCATAGCTTCAACACTGGCGGTATCCTGATGCCCACAGTCCACATCCTTTAGAACCGGCGAGGTGTGATTGCTGCTCTCTTGGATCCTCTTCTTTTTCGCACTCTTCTCCAAAACAGATACTTCATTTCCTACTAAAACGTTCAATCCCTCGGCTTCCTTACTTTCTGAGCATTGTCGCTTCTTAGACTCCTTCATAGGTTCAACACTGGCGGTATCCTGATGCCCACAGTCCACAGCCTTTAGAACCGGCGAGGTGTGATTGCTGCTCTCTTGGCTCCTCTTCTTTTTAGCACTCTTCTCCAAAACGGATGCTTCATTTCCTACTAAAACATTCAATCCCTCAGGTTCTCTGCCTTCTGAGCATTGTCGCTTCTTAGACTCCTTCATAGGCTCAACACTAGTAGTACCCTGAAGCCCATGGCCCTCAGCCTCTAGAACCGGCGAGACGTGATTGCTACCTTCTCCCttctctatcttcttcttcttcttcttctttttcttcccaCTCTTCTCCAAGACAGATACTTCATTCCTCGCTAAACCAACCAATTCATCAGATTCTCCATTCTCTGAGCCATCTTGCTTCTTAGACACCTCCATGGTCTCAACAACGGTGTCATCTGGAAGGGAGTGAGTAAcaatctttcttctcttcttcttcttttcgttCCCACTCATCTCCAAGACAGATTCGTTAGATTTGCTGCTACCAGGGACTCCTCTGGTCTCAGTCTCCTCCATTGTTGGTGGCGAAGAAGACACATCTAGAGATTCAACATCCTCAACCCCAACTTGTTCGGAATCAGAGGCAGAGTCACTCTCATCACAGTCTGAACAGAACCAAGTCACATAGCCATCTATAGGAACAGGCGTTATACCACAACAATGGCTGCAAAAAAGGGAACACTCTAAATCACAAATCagccaaaacacaaaaacaaaaccacaAGGGATATAGATAGATGGATATACTCCTCACCGATGCACAGCGGCAAGTTTACAAGAGTCACAGAAAATGAGTGCTTCTACCCAACCTTCGTCCCCACAAGTCTCACAAACATTCGCCTGAccaaaaagatcaaaactttataCCCAAATCTTACAAATCTCGTCTGAAAATCAGCAAAGACATAAACCACTGTCGAGAGAAAGTTACCATCTTTACTGCAAAATTCAGATTAGGGTTTTGTGTGTTAGTTGTCGTGGTGGTTTGTGTAACTCGCCGTGATGAAGAGAAGCAGAACTCAGATTTCACTGTCACTTCCGTTCAAATTTTGGTCTGGTAGAACAATTGTAACTTTGCACTTAGGGTGTTCAGATATATTTCTCAAGTGGTTTTTTTTATCAGGGAAGATAAAAGTGActtgagaaatatatatatattgtttcctGATATTTTAATTGGGCCTGACAATATTCAAATTCATAGCTTAGTAATGGGTTTGCTCTATATATATTGGGTGGGTAATGGGTTTGCGTAGTAATTGGGCGAGCCATGTtaacaaatctttttttctttttaaacgaATCTTGAACCCGGGTCCGTATTGAAGTTTTTCATTTCCATTTCTTAATCTGATcatttaatttttgatataccaataaagtaatattataatttaattcttttttttaaacacaaataTTAGTATACTTTAATTCATCtcccattttttcttttattcaatgtttgtgttccaaaaaaaaagtggGCAATTTTTTAATACGCATATAATTGCAAAGTTGACTTCTATATTTTAGATCTTTTTTAGAAATGAAATATTGCAATCTTCTATTTGGTAGCTAAATATTTGGCAATTTTTTAATATGCATACAATTTTATGAAAACTGTcatttattatgtattttgtaaatttatttattaacatTAATTATGTCTAAAAGTAACAAAGGAATggcattaaatataattaaaaaaattgttttaactGTTAGTTTCTATttgtatttcagttttaatatatagataCTGAGTGAAAGTTTGAAAATTCATAATTTCTACCATTTTTTCTAAATCCAAATTTGTGGCTGCATAAGGTAAAAGCGGGGCAGAGCATGCACCACCGATACAACATATAACTGCTTGTCACTAATAGTAAAGTTTGGTAGTattgacaaaaagaaagaagaagtaaAGTTTGGTAGTGGTGGTGAAAAAAGATAATCAAACCCATTTAATTTTACTCCAATATTTTTCCATCTTACAAAGTTTACTTTAGTTCGATGAAATTAAGAAGTTAACATTaaatccaaaaacaaaacaacaaattcaaaacaaaacataaacaatGAGTTcagaatacttttttttttgtaacacaaatgCAACAgactaaaatataacaaaagacAGACCACTTTTCCCCCCTTCAGACACAGAGTACGTCTTCTATCCCTCAAAAGACTCGACCCTGCTTATCAACCTCCCAGCCTCCCCATCCTCGACCTCACCGTCGCTTCTGCAATCATCCACCGATGTGAGATCCCTAGCCCTTTCCGCCTCAAGTTCCCAATCAATCCTATACATCGCCACCATCATACCAATCACACAAGTTATCTGCGCTGCGAGCATCCCGAGCCAAAGTCCCTttaatccaaacccaaaccaaaacgCCAGAGCCAGTGCAACAGGCGAACCAACGAAATAAAACGCCACCGTATTAATCCAAGCTCCCATCCACGTCCTCGCAGACCCTTTGAGAACGCCACCTACCGTCGTCTGAGGGCAGTTTCCTAGCTCGCAAAGGCAGACAATCGGCAGAACCTTGGAAACTAAATCAATGACGTCTTCATCATCCGTGAAAAACGTGGCCCATACGTTTCTGACCGAGAACATGAACGTGGACGCCATGATCCCGAGGAGAATGCTGAGACTGAGTCCCACGATGGCGGCTCTTCTCGCTGCTTGTGGCCGGTTCGAACCAAGCTCGTTTCCGACCCGAGTGGAGATTGCTGAGCTCAAAGAGTGAGGGAAAATGTAAACAAGAGAAGTGATTTGAATGATAAGGCCCATTGAAGCAATAGCTATATTGGGCTTTTCAAGAAGCCCACAAATTAAAATCATTATCTCATAGAACCAAAACTCTAGACAACCCATTCCACAACTCGGTAACGCGAGATACAACAGTTTCTTCCATTCTCTCTCACGATCTTCGTACGACTCCTCTgtaacctcctcctcctcgtcaTTGTCGCTGCCTAGCTCTTTTTTGATGTAGATGAAGAGAAAGGCGACAAGGATAAAATTTGACAAAACAGAACTCACAGCGATACCTTTAACCTCAAACTTGAAGTGCGACACGAAAATGTACATGATCAGACAGTGGAGAAGACACGTCACTCCTGTCATGATTAATAGAGGCCGAGTCTTTGACTGAGTCTTGAGATAAGCTTTTAATGGGTGCAATAAAGACTGAGCGACGAGATCCGGAACAGAGTAAAGCAGAAAGGTGCCAGCTATGGACGCAAGCTTCACGTTCTGTTTAAGCAGTGTCAGAATCCTCTCGATGTTTAACCAGAGAAAGAAAACAGGGAATGATGTGCGGAGGAGGAGGATCATTCCTCGCCTGATGGTTGCCCTGAAGAGGTTATAGCGTTTTGCGCCGATGGCTTGTGAGCAGATGGTTTCGACGCCCCCGATCAAGCCGGAGAACAGAGCGTAAGCGCTAATGTTGGCGGATGCAAGGGCAAGGGAGCAGCCAGCAAGAGTAGAGGAACCAAGACGGCCTAGGAAATGCATAGTGGCTAAGGAGCGAAGGTAAGTGAAAACAGATGCGAGTAGCAATGGGAAAAAGATTTTGGCGACTGAGAATGCTCCAGTAAAGTAATTTTTAAGGAAATGCAGTTTCTCCTGAAGAGGCATGTTTTGGAGTAAAGGTATTGTAAGATGGTTTGATTgagacattttttttatatgttagaaGAGAGGAGAATTTTTGGGTGTGAGAGGTGATGCATTGTGCATTGGCTTTATATAGTGAAAAGTCATTGGGTTCTAACATTACTTTTTTCCAAATTTCGCCAATCCTTGTTCTTAGTCAACCGTTATAATACATTAGTTTGGTATACATGTTATGGTTTAGACTTGAATTTGTACTCGCAATTTCGATTCTCTTTTAATCCATAATGACACGTGGAAAGCATCCATACAAACAATAGATTTTCAACTTCATATGGCAATTTTTACGAGGATATACTTTATTTCCTTCCGAGTTGACCTCATACCAGTTATGAGGATATATTTTACTTCATTACTTTTATTCCAAATTTCGCCGTTCTTATTCTTAGTCAATAGTTATAATAAATTAGTTTCgtataaatacatatacatgtatGGTTTAGATTTGAATTTGTACTCGCAATTTCGATTATCTTTTAATCAATAATGACACGTGGAAAGCATTCATACGAAAAATAGATTTCTAACTTCGTATGGTAATTTTGTACGAGGGATACTTTATTTCCTTGCTTCACTATTTTTGTTCCGAGTTGACCTCATACCAGTTATAAGGATACACTTTATTTCATTACTTTTGTTCCAAATTTCACCGTCCTTGTTCTTAGtcaataattataataaattagtttcgtataaatacatatacatgtatGGTTTAGATTTGAATTTGTACTCGCAATTTCGATTCTCTTTTAATCAATAATGACACGTGGAAAATATCCATACAAACAATAGATTTCGAACTTCGTATGGTAATTTTTACGAGGATATACTTTATTTCCTTTCTCCACTATTTTCCTTCCGAGTTGATCTCATGCCAGACCCGGCCTGCAGCATAAGCAGCTGCTAAATGGGTTCAAGCCtttatccaatttttttaatgctAAATTTTCACTGTTTTTTAATACAATATTTACACTAACTGAACCCAATTCTTGAGTGGGGCCTTCACCACAACCGGACTGGCGCTGCCTCATACATATATGTTCTTTGATTATGCACACACATGTACTTAACAAGATTTGAATCCAATGCACGAATTTATGCGGTTTGAATCAGCATAGTGACATGTGGTACGTTTcatataaatagtatattttcAGCTCTAAATGGTAAATATTTTGAGGACATATATTATTTCCCTGTTTTCCATATTCAGTTTCAGTTCATGCAATGTATTCTGTTTGAAATTGTACAAATATgtaactatttgtattttagttTATACATATTCTACTTAAATATGTGCAGACAGGTAAGTTG
This genomic window contains:
- the LOC103871408 gene encoding elongator complex protein 2; this encodes MSKNTQVEAKRVFIGAGCNRVVNNVSWGASGLVSFGAQNAVAIFCPKTAQILTTLPGHKASVNCTHWLPSAKFAFKAKHLDRHYLLSGDTDGVIILWELSTKSNNWRHVLQLPQSHKKGVTCITAFMCSETNAMFASGSSDGVVNVWDVSFPSKPSEECKVSCLDSISADSKAIVTLSLAELPQNPGRFALAMGGLDNKIKLYCGERTGKFTSVCELKGHTDWIRSLDFSLPREETTNSIMLVSSSQDKVIRIWKLVLVGDVGSWQREITLASYIEGPVFVSGRFTYQVSVESVLIGHEDWVYSVEWQPPVDHHQPLSILSASMDKTMMIWRPEKKTGVWVNVVCVGELSHCALGFYGGHWSPDSVSILAHGYGGSFHLWRNVGSSKESENWQMQKVPSGHFAAVTDITWARTGEYLLSVSHDQTTRVFSSWKSDEEDEHWHELARPQVHGHDINCVAMVQGKGNHRFVSGAEEKVVRVFEAPLSFLKTLKHTCAGGEGSFPENLQADVQVLGANMSALGLSQKPIYLHSSSEPLERNGGGEGLETFETVPEAAPVELKEPPIEDQLAFHTLWPESHKLYGHGNELFSLCCDHNGSLVASSCKAQSAAMAEIWLWEVGTWKAVGRLQSHSLTVTHLEFSYDDTLLLSVSRDRHFSVFSIQRTDDGEVSHKLMAKVEAHKRIIWACSWNPYGHQFATSSRDKTVKIWSIEKDAHVKQVLALPQFGSSVTAVAWTGLDQKEKSGCIAVGMESGLIELWNIKIKETEEEGTTATAALALRLEPFMCHVSAVNRLAWRPTESNQSLLRLTSCGDDNCVRVFDFKF
- the LOC103871409 gene encoding uncharacterized protein LOC103871409 isoform X2, whose translation is MANVCETCGDEGWVEALIFCDSCKLAAVHRHCCGITPVPIDGYVTWFCSDCDESDSASDSEQVGVEDVESLDVSSSPPTMEETETRGVPGSSKSNESVLEMSGNEKKKKRRKIVTHSLPDDTVVETMEVSKKQDGSENGESDELVGLARNEVSVLEKSGKKKKKKKKKIEKGEGSNHVSPVLEAEGHGLQGTTSVEPMKESKKRQCSEGREPEGLNVLVGNEASVLEKSAKKKRSQESSNHTSPVLKAVDCGHQDTASVEPMKESKKRQCSESKEAEGLNVLVGNEVSVLEKSAKKKRIQESSNHTSPVLKDVDCGHQDTASVEAMKVSKKHKTSDELIGEKSEKKKKKKKTNEESSNHTAPVLAAKDNVACDTTDNVEPAKAQESSASRKPHEPAGLEKNEASVSEDGNSTNVPDDNSCTTSKKRRLSSGNTQVTSENMELPSCKETESNMPQTNEVMLALNNGRAQPICTPVWRGSVTVKQGNNCSIHGLVAHVSNLACPKVYEKASSLRTRLSAEMLPRLEIWPPSFLKNGPPTDDSIALYFFPSHDSENLYYSLVDEMKKKDLGMRCLLDDAELLLFTSYQLPLPCWKFHSKEYLWGVFRRRKTSGH
- the LOC103871410 gene encoding protein DETOXIFICATION 50-like encodes the protein MSQSNHLTIPLLQNMPLQEKLHFLKNYFTGAFSVAKIFFPLLLASVFTYLRSLATMHFLGRLGSSTLAGCSLALASANISAYALFSGLIGGVETICSQAIGAKRYNLFRATIRRGMILLLRTSFPVFFLWLNIERILTLLKQNVKLASIAGTFLLYSVPDLVAQSLLHPLKAYLKTQSKTRPLLIMTGVTCLLHCLIMYIFVSHFKFEVKGIAVSSVLSNFILVAFLFIYIKKELGSDNDEEEEVTEESYEDREREWKKLLYLALPSCGMGCLEFWFYEIMILICGLLEKPNIAIASMGLIIQITSLVYIFPHSLSSAISTRVGNELGSNRPQAARRAAIVGLSLSILLGIMASTFMFSVRNVWATFFTDDEDVIDLVSKVLPIVCLCELGNCPQTTVGGVLKGSARTWMGAWINTVAFYFVGSPVALALAFWFGFGLKGLWLGMLAAQITCVIGMMVAMYRIDWELEAERARDLTSVDDCRSDGEVEDGEAGRLISRVESFEG
- the LOC103871409 gene encoding uncharacterized protein LOC103871409 isoform X1, whose amino-acid sequence is MANVCETCGDEGWVEALIFCDSCKLAAVHRHCCGITPVPIDGYVTWFCSDCDESDSASDSEQVGVEDVESLDVSSSPPTMEETETRGVPGSSKSNESVLEMSGNEKKKKRRKIVTHSLPDDTVVETMEVSKKQDGSENGESDELVGLARNEVSVLEKSGKKKKKKKKKIEKGEGSNHVSPVLEAEGHGLQGTTSVEPMKESKKRQCSEGREPEGLNVLVGNEASVLEKSAKKKRSQESSNHTSPVLKAVDCGHQDTASVEPMKESKKRQCSESKEAEGLNVLVGNEVSVLEKSAKKKRIQESSNHTSPVLKDVDCGHQDTASVEAMKVSKKHKTSDELIGEKSEKKKKKKKTNEESSNHTAPVLAAKDNVACDTTDNVEPAKAQESSASRKPHEPAGLEKNEASVSEDGNSTNVPDDNSCTTSKKRRLSSGNTQVTSENMELPSCKETESNMPQTNEVMLALNNGRAQPICTPVWRGSVTVKQGNNCSIHGLVAHVSNLACPKVYEKASSLRTRLSAEMLPRLEIWPPSFLKNGPPTDDSIALYFFPSHDSNSENLYYSLVDEMKKKDLGMRCLLDDAELLLFTSYQLPLPCWKFHSKEYLWGVFRRRKTSGH
- the LOC103871409 gene encoding general transcription factor IIF subunit 1 isoform X3, with product MEETETRGVPGSSKSNESVLEMSGNEKKKKRRKIVTHSLPDDTVVETMEVSKKQDGSENGESDELVGLARNEVSVLEKSGKKKKKKKKKIEKGEGSNHVSPVLEAEGHGLQGTTSVEPMKESKKRQCSEGREPEGLNVLVGNEASVLEKSAKKKRSQESSNHTSPVLKAVDCGHQDTASVEPMKESKKRQCSESKEAEGLNVLVGNEVSVLEKSAKKKRIQESSNHTSPVLKDVDCGHQDTASVEAMKVSKKHKTSDELIGEKSEKKKKKKKTNEESSNHTAPVLAAKDNVACDTTDNVEPAKAQESSASRKPHEPAGLEKNEASVSEDGNSTNVPDDNSCTTSKKRRLSSGNTQVTSENMELPSCKETESNMPQTNEVMLALNNGRAQPICTPVWRGSVTVKQGNNCSIHGLVAHVSNLACPKVYEKASSLRTRLSAEMLPRLEIWPPSFLKNGPPTDDSIALYFFPSHDSNSENLYYSLVDEMKKKDLGMRCLLDDAELLLFTSYQLPLPCWKFHSKEYLWGVFRRRKTSGH